DNA from Nocardioides yefusunii:
CCCTGGAGCTGGGTCACGGGGGAGAGGATCGCCTCGGCGTTCTCGCCGATCTGCGGGGCCTTCTGCAGGTCCGCGACGAGGGCGTCGACCAGGGCCGAGTACTTCTCGTCGGTCAGCTTGCCCTCGGCGTCGCTGTCGGGGACGGCGACGACGACGGTGCCGGTGGGCGCCTCGGCGGAGGCGGAGTCCGGGAAGAGTTCGGCCTGCAGGTCAGCGGCCTTCTCGGACGGAATGCCGGGGATCGAGAACGAGTCCACCATCGGCTTGCCGAGGCCGCCGGCGATGCCGCCGAGGGCGGCGATGACCACGACCCAGGCGGCGAGGAAGAGAGGCCACTTCCTGAAGGCCGTCCGGCCGAGTCGGTAGAGCAGGGTTGCCATCGATTTCTTTCTGGTCGGTGCACGCGCGGTGCGGGTTGAGTGAGGAGCCCCGGCTCCTGCACGACGGGACGATCAGCCGATCAGGCCGAGCGTCTCCTCGAGCAGGTCCAGGAAGATCGCGGGGAGTTCGGTCTCCTCGTCGGCGACGAAGGCGTCGAGTGCCTCCTTGACCAGGGAGAGGATGAACATCACCAGTAGTCGTGACTGCCGGGCGTCGAGCGGGTTGCCGCGCAGTGCGCACAGGTCGGCGAACCGCTGGGCAGCGTCGGCGAAGCGGACGTGGGTCGCCTCCATGAGGCGGGGCTCGCGCAGCAGTGCGGGCAGGCGGGCGGCGTCGCCGCGACTGGTCGGTTCGGCTGAGATGAGGCCGGCGATGACGACGCCGAGGTCACGCATCAGGTGGCCGTGGGGCGCGCCGGCGACGAACTCCTCGACGAGCCCGCGCGGCATCGCGGGCGGGTTGCCCAGGACGGCGTCGAGCTTGCTGGGGAAGTGGTTGAAGACGGTGCGTCGCGAGACTCCGGCCTGGCTGGCGAGGTCGTCCATCGTGAAGCCGTCGAGCCCGTGGCTCAGGGTCAGTTCCTGGGCGGTCCGGGTGATCGTGGCCTCGAGTTCGCGGGCGCGCGCTGACTGGCTGTCGGGCCAGGCGGCCAGCCAGTCGTCGAGCGTTCGGGCGGAGGCCCGGGGCAGCGTTGCACTCTCAGTCACGAAGTGCAGTGTTGCACTCCCGCCCAAGGAGTGCAGAAATGCTGGTTGCCCGTGGGTAGGGCCACGGGACGTCGGCGGAGCTCGGAGAGGTGGACGGTCGGCGGTCGGCGACAGGATCAGGCCACCTGGTGGAACGGGTCGTGCTCGGCGAGCAGTTTGTCGATCCGGGCCTGGTCGACCCGCGCGTGCACGCTCTGGGTCTCCTGGTTGTCCCGCACGACCTTCGCCAACGTGAACGTCGAGGAGACGAGGAAGAGGCCGGTCATGCCCAGGAAGGCCCGTCCCCGCGTGCGGAACCCGACGCAGATGCGACTCAGGACTGCTTGCGCAGACTGCGCCTCAGGACTGCTTGCGCAGTTCGTGCTTCATGACCTTGCCCGTCGACGTCCGCGGCAGGCCGTCGGCGAAGACGATGTCGCGCGGCACCTTGTAGCCCGCGATCCACTCCCGGGCGTGCGCGATGATCTCCTCGCGGCTGAGCTCCTTGCCCGGTTCGGTGATCACGAACGCCCGAGGACGCTCGCCCCACTTCTCGTCCGGAACGCCCACGACGGCGACGTCGGTGATCGACGGGTGACGCAGCAGCGCCTGCTCCACCTCGACGGTCGAGATGTTCTCGCCGCCGGAGATGACGATGTCCTTGGCGCGGTCGCGCACCTGCAGGTAGCCGTCGGGGTACATGATGCCGAGGTCGCCGGTGTGGAACCAGCCGCCGTGGAACGCCTCTGCGGTGGCGGCGTCGTTCTGGAAGTAGCCGAGCATGACGGTGTTGCCACGCACCACGATCTCGCCGATCGTGGCGCCGTCGGCGGGGACGTCGTTCATGTCGAGGTCGACGACGCGGGCCTGCTGTGCCTGCACCATCCCGACGCCCTGGCGCGAGAGCAGGTCAGCGCGGTCTCCGGCCGGCAGCGTGGGCCATCCGTCCTGGTGCTCGCAGACGGTGATCGGGCCGTACGTCTCGGTGAGGCCGTAGACGTGGACGACGTGGACGCCGATCTCCTCCAGCGCAGCGATCACGGTGGGGGCCGGGGGAGCGCCAGCGGTGGTGATCCGCAGGCCGCCCTCGATGACATGGGCCTGCTCGGCGCCGGCGATCGTCGTGCAGACCGCAGGGGCGCCGCACAGGTGCGTGGTGCCGAGGTCGTCGATCGCGTGCCAGATCGCCTCGGCGCGGACCTCGCGCAGACAGATCTGGGTGCCGCCCGCGGCGGTGACCGCCCACGGGTTCGTCCAGCCGTTGCAGTGGAACGTCGGGAGCGTCCACAGGTAGCGCGTCGCCGGGGTCAGTTCCTGGTGGACGACGTTGCCGAGGGCGGCCAGGTGGGCGCCGCGGTGGGAGTACATGACGCCCTTGGGAGTGCCTGTGGTGCCGGAGGTGTAGTTGAGCGAGATCACCGCGTCCTCGTCGGCGACCTCCCACGAGAACCCGCCCTCGGGGAGGACGGCGGCGCCCGTCCAGTCGGCGTACTGGTCGGTGACGGTGCAGCTGCCCGACGGCGCCAGGCCCGACTCGGGGTCGTTGGCCTCGACGACGCGGACCAGCGACGGGACGTCGTCGCGGATTCCTTCGATGCGCTCGATGAGCTCGGTGTCGACCACCAGCACCGTTGCGCGGCAGTGGTTCAGGATCGTGGAGATCTCGGGCTTGGTCAGGCGGGTGTTCAGCATGACCAGCACCGCGCCCGAGAGTGGGGCGGCGAAGTGCGCGAAGACGGCCTCGGGGACGTTCGGCACGAGGAACGCGACGTGTTCGCCGGGTGCGGCGTCGGCAGTCAGGGCTGCGGCCAGACGCTGCGACTCGGCGGCGAACTCGCCGTAGGTGTAGCTGCGGTCGCCGTGCAGGACAGCGACCTTGTCGGTGAAGACCTCCGCCGAGCGCTCGAGGAAACGCAGCGGGGTCAGTTCGGAACGGTTGGCACGGGCGGGACGGACGGGTGCGTCGACCGCCTCCGTGCGCAGGGAGGCTGAGGGGGTCACGGGGCTCTCCGGGTGTCCTTGCTCCGGTCGGGAGCGGGGCGTGAGGGAAGCGCCACCGTAAGTCCGGGGCACCCGTTCGGGTACCCCCGATCGGGGGTGAGTGTGGCTCGGGCCACACTGTCGTCACGGTGGGAAATGACCGCGACGCGCCGCCGGCACCGAAGTGCCGACGACGCGTCGTCGAATCAGGTCGCAGGGCTGGCTGCAGCAGTTGCTCCGGCCGGCGCCTGCGGTGGGTCAGGCCTGGCCGGCCTTGCGGGCCGGGATCAGCAGAGCGACGAGCGCACCTGCGAGGGCGGCACCGGCGCCGATGAGGAAGCAGTAGTGGAATGCGTCCTTCGACGGGATCGAGGTGCCACCGAGGTCCATGGTGACGCCCACGAGGACGGCAGCCATGACGGCGGAGGCGATGGTGGTGCCGACCGAGCGCATGAGGGAGTTGACGCCGACGCTGGAGCCGGCCTCCTCCATCGGCACGTTGTCGAGGATGAGGGTCGGGAAGGCGGCGTAACCGATGCCGACGCCGGCGGAGGCGATGATGACCGAGACCATCAGCTTCCATGCCTCGTCCATCATGAAGGCGCCGAAGAGGTAGCCGCAGGCCACGACGGTGGCGCCGATGGCGAGGGTCAGACGGGCGCCGATGGCGGTCATCATCTTGGCGCTCAGGGGGGCGAAGATCAGCATCATCATGCCGCCGGGGAACATCCAGAGACCGGCCTCGAGCATGGTCTGGCCCAGGCCGTAGCCGGTGCGCTCGTCCATCTGCATGAGCTGGGGGACGACGATCGAGGACGCCATCATGCCGAAGCCGATGAGGATCGCGGCAAGGTTGGTGAAGAGCACCGGGCGGTGGCTCATGGTGCGCAGGTCGACGAGCGGCTCGTCGTGGCGCATCTCGAAGACGCCGAAGATGCCGAGGACGACGACGCCGCCCACGATGGCGATCCAGGTGTCGGTGGAGCCCCAGCCCCAGCTGGAGCCCTTGGAGACGCCGACGAGGAACGAGACGAGACCGACGGCGAGCAGGACGACGCCGACGACGTCGATGCGGGCCGGGTGGGTGTCCTTGGTGCTCGGGATGACCAGTGCGGTCAGCACGAGCACGATCAGGGCCAGTGCGCTCGAGACGTAGAACAGTGCGTGCCAGTCGAACGAGTCGGCGATCCATGCGGAGAGCGGGAGGCCGACGGCGCCGCCGACGCCGAGCGTGGCGGAGACGGTCGCGACCGCGGTGCCCTGCTTCTCCTTGGGTGCGAGCGAGCGCACCGCGGAGATGGCGACGGGGATGTAGCCCATGGCGACACCCTGGAGGGCGCGGCCGACGAGGAATGCGATCAGGCCGGAGCCGAAGGCGCAGAGCAGGGAGGCGACGAAGAGGATCGCGGAGCTGCCGACGAGGACGCGCTTCTTGCCGTACATGTCGGCGAGGCGGCCGGTGACGGGCATCGAGACGGCGGCGGCGAGCAGTGTGGCGGTGATCGCCCAGGAGGCGTTGGAGGCCGAGGTGTCGAGCAGCTCGGGCAGCGTCGACTGGATCGGGATGACCAGCGACTGCATGAGTGCGCCGGCCAGGGAGCCGAAGCAGAGGGTGAGGATGATTGCGGTGGCGCGCTTGTCGCTGATGTTGAGCGCAGCGGCGCCGCCTGCGGAGCCGGCAGGGGCCGGTGCGGTGGGGGTAGCCATGTGTTCCTGATCTCGTGCGTATGTATGTAACCTACATAGTGCTTTATGTGTAGAGTACATACGTACGTGCGTCGGAAGCAAAGGAACAGCACGTGGCTCTGGTCACCACCTCCGCGACGATCCTCGCCTTCAAGGCTTCGCCCCTGTGGGCGCTCGTGGTCGGCACGGCTCGCCTCGAGCGTGGCCGCCACGTCGCCGAGGCCGCTTCCCGACTCAACATCGCCGACGTCCGCCTCCTCTGGTTGCTGTGCTCCGAAGGCGCGCGCACCATGAAGGAGATCTCCGACGCTCTCGGGCTCGAGCAGTCCACCGTCAACCGTCAGGTCAACGCAGCCCTCAAGCACGGGTTCGTCGAGCGGGTCGAGCCGGACGCGGACGCCGCTGCTGCCGGACGTGCTCGGCTCATCCGCGCCACCGAGGAGGGCGAGCAGGTCTTCGCCCGCGACCTGGAGGCCGGCATGGACGTCTTCGGCGTCGCGCTGGACGCGATTCCTGCGGACGAACGTGAGCGGTTCATGACGCACTACGCCGCCTTCGCCGAGGCGTACCGCGTCGAGGCGCTGCGCGCTTCGGCCCGCTTCCGCGGCTGAGTCCTGCAACTGAGCCGCAACTGTGCACTTCGGGTGCTGAAACCGGCTCCGGGAGCGCGCAAGAGCACAGTTCCGGCTCACTTTCGAGCGTGATCCACAGCCGGAGGTGGACGTCGGGCTGGCGCTGCCGGCTGCTGCGGCGGGGTGGGTACGGCGCGGGTACACCTCGGACGACCTGTTGTGACGGCCCGACGAGATGGCAGCCGACCTCGACCGGACGCTGGGACGACCTTCCGGCCTGCGGCGGGTGGCTGCGTGGCGTCGGCTGCTGGCGACCTCGGCGGTGACGCAGCGGGGGCCGTGAGCTGGGGGCCGCCTTGGGCTCTGAAGTGATGCGGCTCATGGACGACGAAGGCCGCCGCCCGGAGGGGCGACGGCCTTCGTGCGTGGTGCGCCCGGAGGCGCGGTGGATCAGAGGTCGAACAGCGACGCGACCGAGTTGATGTCGACGTCGGTGCGGGGCTGGTGGGCCTCGCCGCTGACCTTGACGTCGGCCGCGGGAGCGACCGGTGCCACGGGGGCGGGTGCTGCCGGAGCCTCGACGACCGGAGCCTCGACGACCGGGGCCTCGACGACCGGGGCCGGAGCAGCCTCGGCGACGGGGGCGGGTGCTGCCGGAGCCTCGACGACCGGAGCTGCGGAGGCCTCGCTGGCGGCGACGGGCTCGGCGACCTTGACGGTCTCCGGGGCCTCGATGTCGAACAGCGACGCGGCGGCGGTGATGTCGACGTCGGTGCGCGGGGTGCTCGCCAGATCGTTGGAACCGGGCAGAGCGATCGACGCAGCAGCGACCGGTGCGGCAGCCTCGGGAGTCGTCGCCACCGGAGCGGCCTCGACGACCGGGGCCGGGGCCTCCGCCACGGGGGCGGGGGTCTCGACGACCTGAGCCGGAGCAGCGGCAACCGGAGCAGCAACCGGAGCGGCAGCGGCGGGCGCGGCAGCGCTGGCGGCGACGGGCTCGGCGACCTGGACGGTCTCCGGGGCCTCGATGTCGAAGAGCGATGCGGCGGCGGTGATGTCGACGTCGGTGCGCGGGGTGCTGGCCAGGCCGTTGGATCCGGCGTTGCCCGAGGCGGCTGCGGCGGGGGCACCTGCGGCGGCCGGGGCAGCCGGAGCAGCCTCAGCCGGAGCGGCCGCAGCCTCAGCCACCGGAGCCGGAGCCTCGGCCACGGGGGCCGGGGTGGCGGCCGGAGCAGCAGCAACCGGAGCGGCGGTCGGGGCGGTCGGGACGGTGCCCGGGGCCACCTCGACGGCACCCTCGGGAGCCTCGATGTCGAAGAGCGAGGCGACGGCGGTGATGTCGACGTCGGTGCGCGGGACGCTGGCGGCACCGCTCACTGCGGCAGCCGGCGCAGCCGGAGCGGCGGGCTCGACCGGAGCAGGCGCGGCGGCAGCCGGCGCAGGCTCAGTCGGAGCGACGTCGAACAGCGAACCGGCACCCAGGTCGGCAGCCGGAGCGGCCGGGGCCGCGGGCTCGACCGGAGCAGCAGGAGCTGCGGGGGTGTCGAAGAGCGAACCGCCCTCGTCGAAGAGCGAACCACCAGCGGCCGGGGCAGCCGGCTCGGCCGGGGCCGGGGTGTCGAACAGCGACGAGGCGTCGTCCGGAGCCGGGGTGTCGAAGAGCGATCCAGCGGCAGCGGCAGGTGCGGCAGCAGCCGGGGTCTCGGCCGGAGCAGCGGGCGCTGCGGGAGCAGCAGCCTTGGCGGCGGGCTTGGCAGTGGCGTCCTCGGAGGTCTGTCCCGGAGCGAGCTTGGTGGCCTGCTCACCCTTGACCGACGCGAGCAGCATCTGTGCGACGTCGAGGACCTCGACGGCCTCGGCAGCCTTGCCGTTGGCCTGCTCGGAGGTCAGGCCGTCGGCCAGCATCACGCGGCAGAAGGGGCAACCCACGGCGATCTGGTCGGCGCCGGTGGCCACGGCCTCCTGGGTGCGGTTGACGTTGATGCGCGAACCGAGGGTCTCCTCCATCCACATGCGGGCACCACCGGCGCCACAGCAGAAGGACTTCTCGTTGCTGCGCTCCATCTCGACGTACTCGGCACCGGGAAGGATCTCGAGCAGCTCGCGGGGAGCCTTGTACTCCTGGTTGTGACGGCCCAGGTAGCACGGGTCGTGGTAGGTGATCGAGCGCTTGGCAGCACCGGCGCCGGTCGGGACCGGGGTCAGCTTGCCCTCGCGGACGAGACGGTTGAGGAGCTGGGTGTGGTGCACGACCTCGAGCTCGATGCCGAAGTCCTTGTACTCGTTCTTGAGCGTGTTGAAGCAGTGGGCACAGGTCGAGACGACCTTCTTGACCTTGAACTCCTTGAACGTCTCGACGTTCTGCGCGGCGAGCTGCTGGAAGAGCATCTCGTTGCCGGCGCGGCGGGCGGAGTCGCCGGTGCAGGTCTCGCCGTTGCCCAGGACACCGAAGCTGATGCCGGCGATGTCGAGGAGCTCTGCGACCGCACGAGTGGTCTTCTTGGCGCGGTCCTCGTAGGCACCGGCGCAGCCGACCCAGAACAGCCAGTCGACCTCGTCGAGGGACTCGATGGTCTCGCCCACGACCTTGACCTCGAAGTCGAGGTCCTTGGCCCAGTCCATGCGCGCGTTCGGCGACATGTTCCAGGGGTTGCCCTTGCCCTCCAGGCCCTTGAAGAGCTGGTTGAGCTCGGCGGGGAAGTTGGACTCCACCAGCATCTGGTAGCGACGCATGTCCATGATGTGGTCGACGTGCTCGATGTCGACGGGGCACTGCTGGACACAGGCGCCACAGGAGGTGCAGGACCAGAGGACGTCCTCGTCGATGACGAAGTCGCCGCCCTCGGGGTTGTAGAACCAGTCGATGACCTCGGTGGTCTCGCCGACGGCCGCCTCGGCGTCGGTCTTGCCGATGAGGGAGCGCTCGCCGGCGGTGCCGTCGGCCTTGGCGTAGGCGTGCTCGCGCAGGCCCATCATCAGGAGCTTGGGGGAGAGGGGCTTCTCGGTGTTCCAGGCGGGGCACTGCGACTGGCAGCGGCCACACTCGGTGCACGAGGTGAAGTCGAGGATGCCCTTCCAGGAGAAGTCCTCGATCTTGCCGACACCGAGGACGAGCTCCTCGTCGTCGTCATCGTCCATGTTCTCGAGCATCTCGAGGGTGAACGGCTCGCCCTTGACCATCATCGGGCGGATCGCGCCGAGGGCGGTCGAACCGTCGTCCTCGCGCTTGAACCAGATGTTGACCCAAGCGGTGAAGCGGTGCCAGGCGACACCCATCGTCAGGTTGTTGCTGATCATCAGCAGCCAGATCATCGCGGAGACGATCTTGAGCATGGCGATCGTGTAGATGATGTTCTCGAGCGTGCCGACGCTCTCGACGCCGGTGGGCCAGAGGTTGCCGAAGAACTGCGAGATCGGGAACTCCGAGCCGGTTGCGTCACCGGGGTGCTCGGCGTTGATCAGGTTGTACTCGGCGCCACGGATGAAGAGGATCGCCGACGACTCCAGCAGCACCATCGCCTCGACGAAGTAGGCCTGCCACATCGTCGAGCCGAAGAAGCGCGAGCCGCGGCCCTTGGCCGAGGGACGGTTCCGGATGCGGTAGACGATCAGTGGGATGATCGCGATCGTGCCCAGCAGGCCGAGGAACTCTGCCACCCACGTGTACAGCGGCCAGTGTCCGATGATCGGGAGCGCCGCGTGTGCGTCGAAGAGCTGCGGGAACGCTCCCATGACGGCGGTCGACAGCACGATGAACGCGGCGAACGCGAACCAGTGCAGGATGCCGACCCAGGTCCACTGGAGCATCCGGGTGTGGACCACCGTCTCCTTGAACATGGTCAGGGTGCGGCCCACCGGGTTTCCGGTGCGGCCGACGACGGAGGTGCCCTGGCGCAGGACGCCGAGCATCTTCCTGACGGCCACGACGGTGAAACCGATGGCGACCACCGAGATGGCCAATGAGACGACGATCGCAAAGATCTGCATGCTGAATGCTCCTCGTTCGGGCGTGACGCAAACCGAAGCCTAAGCGGAGGTGTTTCGAAGGTCACAGGGTGCCGCGTCCCGTGGATACTACTCGCGAGTAACGAACGATGGTGCAGACTGCTCCGGATTGTCTCGACGAATGGTCCGGGGGAGGGCTCATGAACGTCACCGCGGTGCGTGCGCGACTGGATCACGAGAGGCTGGGAGGCGCCACCCTTGAACGGGGGGACGACGGCAGCGCGTCCGGATGGGCACTCCGTGCAGGCCGGGCCGGTCTGGACCTCGGGGGGTGGGACCACGGCGAGTGGCGGACCTGGCACACGTTCGGCACCGCGGACGGCGTCGAGGGCCCTGACCTCGATGAACTCGTGGCCGCGTTGCGTGAGGTGGCCGTCCCGGCGGAGCCGGTGGCGTTCGCCCGCACCGCCACGGAGACCACCCGAGCTGCTGCCCTGGCGCGCGAACTGATGGACCGCTCGGCCGGATGGGCAGCCGGCGCCGAGGTGGATCGCGACCCTGCCCGCGGTGTCGACGTCCTGCCCGCCTCGGCGGTCAAGGTCGGCACTCCGTTCGACCACGTCGGTGACGCAAGCGGTCACGTCCTGCACCACTTCGGGACGTCGTGGGAGGAGCGCGCACTGCCCGACGAGCTCCGCGACCAGCCTGTGACGAGCTACCTGCTCGTGCACAACCTCGGCGTCACGTGCCGGGCCGAACGCGTCCCCGCGGCACACGGACATCCCGGTGGCGCGTGGCGCGTCGTGCTGGACGCCCCGATCGCCACCTACGTCGCGGCGGGTGGCCTGCGTCCGTTCGTCCCGAAGGCTGACTGACGCCCGGCTGAGACCCGCCATGGCTCAGGTGGCAGGGGTCAGCTGGCCAGTGAGTTGAAGATCCGGCGCGCGAGAGCGGCCGGGACGAAGCGCAGCGTCCGGTCGAGCAGCTTCGGGAGACCGTGGACCGCGTCCATCGGATTGCCCAGGGGTGCGCCGGGCACGCTGTCGATGGTGAGCATGTCGATCGTGGCCGCTGCCAGTGACTGGGTGATCGCGTCCACCTCGACGGCGTCGGTGAGCCCGCGCGCCGACAGGATCCGGTGCACGCTCACCGACACCGCGTCGCTCCAGTGGGTCAGGGACTCGCGCAGCATCTCGGCCATCGCCGGATCGGGTTCGTCAGGTAGGAGTAGGGGCCGGTGGTGACGAGCCGTGCGGGAGGATCCCAGTGCCACTGCCCAGATCCACCACGGGCCACCGGCCAGCGCGGGGACAGCGCCCCACAGCAGCGCCCAGCCCGGCGACGTCTCCAGCGGCATGCCGAGGAAGGTGCTGGGACTCTCGGCGAACGTCCACCACGGCTGCAGGTGCTCGACGGCGCGCACTGCGCACCAGGCCCAGAGGGTGGCGAGGAAGGTCCTCGGCGCCGGCGCCGGCGAAGTCGACGCGGCCGTCGGTGCGGTCGGTCACCTCGGTCTCGATCGAGCCGGTGGGCATGGCCAACGACCAGGTGTCGCCGACCGCGAGGCCGGAGCCCTGCGCCTCGGACGGCACCGGGTAGGGGTGGTCTGGAGGAGCCAGCCACGGTCCGCGTCCGCGAACTCGGGCCCACGGTCCAAGGCGCGTTCGAAGGTGGAGCAGTCGGCGGCGACGACGTCGCTGGCGCTCACGCTCTGGTGCGGGTTGACCCGCAACACCGTGGAGGTGCCCTCGAAGGCGAGGCTGCCCAACGCGACGATCCCGATCATGCCGAGTGCGTGGTGCCGAGGACCGGCGGTCTGCTGGATGATCCGGGTCAGTCCGTGGACGCTGTACGCGACGCCGTAGACGAGCGGGCTCGCGATCAGCAGGCAGAGCGCGCCCTCCTGGAGGAAGGCGGCGAAGAGCAGTAGGGCCACCGTGACGACCTGGAAGATCTGGGCGCCGCTGT
Protein-coding regions in this window:
- a CDS encoding AMP-binding protein, with the translated sequence MTPSASLRTEAVDAPVRPARANRSELTPLRFLERSAEVFTDKVAVLHGDRSYTYGEFAAESQRLAAALTADAAPGEHVAFLVPNVPEAVFAHFAAPLSGAVLVMLNTRLTKPEISTILNHCRATVLVVDTELIERIEGIRDDVPSLVRVVEANDPESGLAPSGSCTVTDQYADWTGAAVLPEGGFSWEVADEDAVISLNYTSGTTGTPKGVMYSHRGAHLAALGNVVHQELTPATRYLWTLPTFHCNGWTNPWAVTAAGGTQICLREVRAEAIWHAIDDLGTTHLCGAPAVCTTIAGAEQAHVIEGGLRITTAGAPPAPTVIAALEEIGVHVVHVYGLTETYGPITVCEHQDGWPTLPAGDRADLLSRQGVGMVQAQQARVVDLDMNDVPADGATIGEIVVRGNTVMLGYFQNDAATAEAFHGGWFHTGDLGIMYPDGYLQVRDRAKDIVISGGENISTVEVEQALLRHPSITDVAVVGVPDEKWGERPRAFVITEPGKELSREEIIAHAREWIAGYKVPRDIVFADGLPRTSTGKVMKHELRKQS
- a CDS encoding MarR family transcriptional regulator, which codes for MALVTTSATILAFKASPLWALVVGTARLERGRHVAEAASRLNIADVRLLWLLCSEGARTMKEISDALGLEQSTVNRQVNAALKHGFVERVEPDADAAAAGRARLIRATEEGEQVFARDLEAGMDVFGVALDAIPADERERFMTHYAAFAEAYRVEALRASARFRG
- a CDS encoding MFS transporter; the protein is MATPTAPAPAGSAGGAAALNISDKRATAIILTLCFGSLAGALMQSLVIPIQSTLPELLDTSASNASWAITATLLAAAVSMPVTGRLADMYGKKRVLVGSSAILFVASLLCAFGSGLIAFLVGRALQGVAMGYIPVAISAVRSLAPKEKQGTAVATVSATLGVGGAVGLPLSAWIADSFDWHALFYVSSALALIVLVLTALVIPSTKDTHPARIDVVGVVLLAVGLVSFLVGVSKGSSWGWGSTDTWIAIVGGVVVLGIFGVFEMRHDEPLVDLRTMSHRPVLFTNLAAILIGFGMMASSIVVPQLMQMDERTGYGLGQTMLEAGLWMFPGGMMMLIFAPLSAKMMTAIGARLTLAIGATVVACGYLFGAFMMDEAWKLMVSVIIASAGVGIGYAAFPTLILDNVPMEEAGSSVGVNSLMRSVGTTIASAVMAAVLVGVTMDLGGTSIPSKDAFHYCFLIGAGAALAGALVALLIPARKAGQA
- a CDS encoding TetR/AcrR family transcriptional regulator — translated: MTESATLPRASARTLDDWLAAWPDSQSARARELEATITRTAQELTLSHGLDGFTMDDLASQAGVSRRTVFNHFPSKLDAVLGNPPAMPRGLVEEFVAGAPHGHLMRDLGVVIAGLISAEPTSRGDAARLPALLREPRLMEATHVRFADAAQRFADLCALRGNPLDARQSRLLVMFILSLVKEALDAFVADEETELPAIFLDLLEETLGLIG
- a CDS encoding glycohydrolase toxin TNT-related protein (This protein contains a domain related to Tuberculosis Necrotizing Toxin, which is the C-terminal effector domain of outer membrane channel protein CpnT, and which has a lethal NAD+-glycohydrolase activity.); amino-acid sequence: MNVTAVRARLDHERLGGATLERGDDGSASGWALRAGRAGLDLGGWDHGEWRTWHTFGTADGVEGPDLDELVAALREVAVPAEPVAFARTATETTRAAALARELMDRSAGWAAGAEVDRDPARGVDVLPASAVKVGTPFDHVGDASGHVLHHFGTSWEERALPDELRDQPVTSYLLVHNLGVTCRAERVPAAHGHPGGAWRVVLDAPIATYVAAGGLRPFVPKAD
- a CDS encoding (Fe-S)-binding protein: MQIFAIVVSLAISVVAIGFTVVAVRKMLGVLRQGTSVVGRTGNPVGRTLTMFKETVVHTRMLQWTWVGILHWFAFAAFIVLSTAVMGAFPQLFDAHAALPIIGHWPLYTWVAEFLGLLGTIAIIPLIVYRIRNRPSAKGRGSRFFGSTMWQAYFVEAMVLLESSAILFIRGAEYNLINAEHPGDATGSEFPISQFFGNLWPTGVESVGTLENIIYTIAMLKIVSAMIWLLMISNNLTMGVAWHRFTAWVNIWFKREDDGSTALGAIRPMMVKGEPFTLEMLENMDDDDDEELVLGVGKIEDFSWKGILDFTSCTECGRCQSQCPAWNTEKPLSPKLLMMGLREHAYAKADGTAGERSLIGKTDAEAAVGETTEVIDWFYNPEGGDFVIDEDVLWSCTSCGACVQQCPVDIEHVDHIMDMRRYQMLVESNFPAELNQLFKGLEGKGNPWNMSPNARMDWAKDLDFEVKVVGETIESLDEVDWLFWVGCAGAYEDRAKKTTRAVAELLDIAGISFGVLGNGETCTGDSARRAGNEMLFQQLAAQNVETFKEFKVKKVVSTCAHCFNTLKNEYKDFGIELEVVHHTQLLNRLVREGKLTPVPTGAGAAKRSITYHDPCYLGRHNQEYKAPRELLEILPGAEYVEMERSNEKSFCCGAGGARMWMEETLGSRINVNRTQEAVATGADQIAVGCPFCRVMLADGLTSEQANGKAAEAVEVLDVAQMLLASVKGEQATKLAPGQTSEDATAKPAAKAAAPAAPAAPAETPAAAAPAAAAGSLFDTPAPDDASSLFDTPAPAEPAAPAAGGSLFDEGGSLFDTPAAPAAPVEPAAPAAPAADLGAGSLFDVAPTEPAPAAAAPAPVEPAAPAAPAAAVSGAASVPRTDVDITAVASLFDIEAPEGAVEVAPGTVPTAPTAAPVAAAPAATPAPVAEAPAPVAEAAAAPAEAAPAAPAAAGAPAAAASGNAGSNGLASTPRTDVDITAAASLFDIEAPETVQVAEPVAASAAAPAAAAPVAAPVAAAPAQVVETPAPVAEAPAPVVEAAPVATTPEAAAPVAAASIALPGSNDLASTPRTDVDITAAASLFDIEAPETVKVAEPVAASEASAAPVVEAPAAPAPVAEAAPAPVVEAPVVEAPVVEAPAAPAPVAPVAPAADVKVSGEAHQPRTDVDINSVASLFDL
- a CDS encoding YiaA/YiaB family inner membrane protein, with product MSRICVGFRTRGRAFLGMTGLFLVSSTFTLAKVVRDNQETQSVHARVDQARIDKLLAEHDPFHQVA